From Bifidobacterium longum subsp. longum JCM 1217, one genomic window encodes:
- the tuf gene encoding elongation factor Tu, translated as MAKEKYERTKPHVNIGTIGHVDHGKTTLTAAISKVLHEEFPDVNPEYDFNQIDSAPEEAARGITINIAHIEYQTEKRHYAHVDCPGHADFVKNMITGAAQMDGAILVVAATDGPMAQTREHVLLARQVGVPKILVALNKCDMVDDEELIELVEEEVRDLLDENGFDRDCPVIHTSAYGALHDDAPDHEKWVQSVKDLMDAVDDYIPTPVHDLDKPFLMPIEDVFTISGRGTVVTGRVERGQLAVNTPVEIVGIRPTQQTTVTSIETFHKTMDACEAGDNTGLLLRGLGRDDVERGQVVAKPGSVTPHTKFEGEVYVLTKDEGGRHSPFFSNYRPQFYFRTTDVTGVIELPEGVEMVQPGDHATFTVELIQPIAMEEGLTFAVREGGHTVGSGRVTKILA; from the coding sequence ATGGCAAAGGAAAAGTACGAGCGTACTAAGCCGCACGTTAACATCGGTACCATCGGCCACGTCGACCACGGTAAGACTACCCTGACTGCCGCCATCTCCAAGGTGCTGCACGAGGAGTTCCCGGATGTCAACCCGGAGTACGACTTCAACCAGATCGATTCCGCTCCGGAAGAGGCCGCCCGCGGTATCACCATCAACATCGCCCACATCGAGTACCAGACCGAGAAGCGTCACTACGCTCACGTCGACTGCCCGGGCCACGCCGACTTCGTGAAGAACATGATTACCGGTGCTGCCCAGATGGATGGCGCTATCCTCGTTGTGGCCGCCACCGACGGCCCGATGGCCCAGACTCGCGAGCACGTGCTGCTCGCCCGTCAGGTTGGCGTTCCGAAGATCCTCGTCGCCCTGAACAAGTGCGACATGGTCGACGATGAAGAGCTCATCGAGCTCGTCGAAGAAGAGGTCCGCGACCTCCTCGACGAGAACGGCTTCGACCGTGACTGCCCGGTCATCCACACCTCCGCTTACGGTGCTCTGCACGACGACGCTCCGGACCACGAGAAGTGGGTCCAGTCCGTTAAGGACCTCATGGACGCTGTCGACGACTACATCCCGACCCCGGTTCACGACCTGGACAAGCCGTTCCTGATGCCGATCGAGGACGTCTTCACCATCTCCGGCCGTGGTACCGTTGTCACCGGTCGTGTCGAGCGTGGCCAGCTGGCCGTCAACACCCCGGTCGAGATCGTTGGTATCCGTCCGACCCAGCAGACCACCGTCACCTCCATCGAGACCTTCCACAAGACCATGGACGCCTGCGAGGCTGGCGACAACACCGGTCTGCTTCTGCGTGGTCTCGGCCGTGACGATGTCGAGCGTGGCCAGGTTGTGGCCAAGCCGGGCTCCGTCACCCCGCACACCAAGTTCGAGGGCGAAGTCTACGTGCTGACCAAGGACGAAGGCGGCCGTCACTCGCCGTTCTTCTCCAACTACCGTCCGCAGTTCTACTTCCGCACCACCGACGTCACCGGCGTCATCGAGCTGCCGGAAGGCGTCGAGATGGTTCAGCCGGGCGACCACGCTACCTTCACCGTTGAGCTGATTCAGCCCATCGCTATGGAGGAAGGCCTGACCTTCGCTGTGCGTGAAGGTGGCCACACCGTCGGCTCCGGTCGTGTGACCAAGATCCTCGCCTGA
- a CDS encoding DUF4391 domain-containing protein, which yields MMTGAQAAHCGSVSAISLGLPVSTAIPEAKGTLPKALFVGKAPISGKLKQRLVNEIESITMLALARSANTGLADGKLIPEVLVIGLKLTAKATGIPNEVIDLIAGQRKSGIVFVCVRDVPFEGSTREECAFAVRRAIPGRAGHTPIYQVYAGDWQPAGEAQLELAGSTIDELWASLCSQTILGTPEVENLDARIIRHTEIARLESEVDKLTRDHQRVKNPAQRNEIYAKLHKAKAQLAKLREA from the coding sequence ATGATGACTGGTGCACAGGCCGCTCACTGTGGTTCTGTATCCGCAATTTCGCTGGGACTGCCCGTTTCCACGGCGATTCCCGAAGCCAAAGGCACACTGCCGAAAGCCTTGTTCGTAGGCAAAGCGCCGATTTCCGGCAAACTCAAGCAGCGATTGGTGAACGAGATCGAATCCATCACCATGCTGGCGTTGGCCCGGTCGGCCAACACGGGGCTTGCGGACGGCAAACTGATCCCGGAAGTGCTGGTCATCGGACTGAAGCTTACGGCCAAAGCCACCGGCATACCGAACGAAGTCATCGACCTGATCGCCGGACAGCGCAAATCGGGCATCGTGTTCGTGTGCGTACGCGACGTGCCGTTCGAGGGCAGCACGCGTGAGGAATGCGCGTTCGCCGTGCGCCGCGCCATACCGGGGCGTGCCGGGCACACGCCGATCTATCAGGTATATGCCGGCGACTGGCAGCCGGCGGGGGAGGCCCAGCTGGAGCTGGCCGGCTCTACTATTGATGAGCTGTGGGCATCGCTGTGCTCACAGACCATTTTGGGTACGCCGGAGGTCGAGAATCTGGATGCGCGCATCATTCGCCATACTGAAATTGCTCGGCTCGAATCCGAAGTGGACAAGCTCACTCGTGACCATCAGCGCGTCAAGAACCCGGCCCAGCGCAACGAGATCTATGCCAAACTCCACAAGGCCAAGGCGCAGCTCGCAAAACTGCGCGAGGCATAG
- a CDS encoding LysR family transcriptional regulator, translating to MFPLLETLVAVYEVGQFTLAADELKVSQSTVSSRIAQLEQMVGAPLFVRNAKSDVTPTQAGRMLYQTAIGIDGLWRDTREQIARVQEAREPLAVSFSHTTAAILLPKALPVMARDMDGFDFAVHVMNSDAILEQASMKAVQLGVVEKPIVNDSVDRVTLCEDRLVLAGEPDGVWMVREHGSGVRYYTDLYFKTAQVVPARTMEVSSNAAIVAALSAGFGQSLISEAAVPAGVPVQRELGDEFVRRFYALVPRSGLTHDQRELAETIIAALRG from the coding sequence ATGTTCCCTCTGCTCGAAACCCTGGTCGCCGTATACGAGGTGGGTCAGTTCACGCTGGCCGCCGATGAGCTGAAGGTATCGCAGTCGACGGTGTCGTCGCGTATCGCCCAATTGGAGCAGATGGTCGGCGCGCCGCTGTTCGTGCGCAATGCGAAAAGTGACGTGACGCCCACACAGGCCGGGCGGATGCTGTACCAGACTGCCATCGGCATCGACGGATTATGGCGGGATACGCGTGAGCAGATCGCCCGCGTGCAGGAGGCGCGTGAGCCGCTGGCCGTGTCGTTCTCGCACACGACCGCGGCGATTCTGCTGCCGAAGGCGTTGCCGGTGATGGCTCGGGACATGGACGGTTTCGACTTCGCTGTACACGTGATGAACTCGGATGCGATTCTCGAACAGGCCAGCATGAAGGCCGTGCAGCTCGGCGTGGTGGAAAAGCCGATCGTGAACGATTCGGTGGACCGCGTCACCCTGTGCGAGGACCGGCTGGTGTTGGCGGGGGAGCCTGACGGCGTGTGGATGGTGCGCGAACACGGTTCCGGCGTGCGGTATTACACGGATCTGTATTTCAAGACCGCTCAGGTTGTGCCTGCACGCACGATGGAAGTGTCCAGTAATGCGGCGATTGTGGCGGCGCTGTCCGCCGGGTTCGGGCAGTCGTTGATTTCGGAAGCCGCCGTGCCGGCGGGCGTGCCGGTGCAGCGGGAGCTTGGCGATGAGTTTGTGCGGCGGTTCTATGCGCTGGTGCCGAGATCCGGTCTGACGCACGATCAGCGGGAGTTGGCGGAGACGATTATTGCTGCGCTGCGCGGGTAG
- a CDS encoding YeiH family protein — protein MREFCTKWWKRIATVDMLFIGVLTLLASLFASWLKQFPGFSLFGALIIALLIGMIIQFPIRSAYVGSNDGRKAGVKDAAGLISNKLLRLGIILLGFKLNLAVLFTQGIKCLPIAAVVVTLTIIVCYAIARKLGVDPMLAILTAGGTGICGAAAVMGLAGSIKVPEDKQDEKDNDVTMAVAIVAIMGTVFALLEIALGPLTGMTKDQLGITAGASLHEIAHAVAGGDAFGAVDIATIMKLSRVLMLVFAAIIIAIWWEKKHSEVQSTGKKTVAFPWFMLGFIGASIIGTFVPFVTSITPQLVDFAYIVLGMAMAALGINVNFKAIASKGKKPMLASFLTSILLMCFAAGVAMLFF, from the coding sequence ATGAGAGAGTTCTGTACAAAATGGTGGAAGCGCATTGCCACCGTTGACATGCTGTTCATTGGTGTTCTGACTCTGCTGGCCTCGCTGTTCGCCTCCTGGCTCAAGCAGTTCCCCGGATTCAGCCTGTTCGGCGCGCTCATCATCGCGCTGCTCATCGGTATGATCATCCAGTTCCCGATCCGCAGTGCCTACGTCGGTTCCAATGATGGCCGCAAGGCAGGCGTCAAGGACGCCGCTGGCCTGATTTCCAACAAGCTGCTGCGCCTCGGCATCATCCTGCTCGGTTTCAAGCTCAACCTCGCCGTGCTGTTCACGCAGGGCATCAAGTGTCTGCCGATCGCCGCTGTGGTCGTTACGCTGACCATCATCGTGTGCTATGCCATCGCCCGCAAACTCGGTGTCGACCCGATGCTCGCCATCCTGACCGCCGGTGGCACCGGCATCTGCGGTGCGGCCGCCGTCATGGGCCTGGCCGGTTCCATCAAGGTGCCTGAGGACAAGCAGGACGAGAAGGACAACGACGTGACCATGGCCGTGGCCATCGTAGCCATTATGGGTACTGTGTTCGCGTTGCTGGAGATCGCGCTCGGCCCGCTGACCGGCATGACCAAGGACCAGCTGGGCATCACCGCCGGTGCTTCCCTGCACGAAATCGCCCACGCGGTCGCGGGCGGCGACGCGTTCGGCGCGGTGGACATCGCCACCATCATGAAGCTTTCCCGCGTGCTCATGCTTGTGTTCGCGGCCATCATCATCGCCATCTGGTGGGAGAAGAAGCATTCCGAGGTTCAGAGCACCGGCAAGAAGACCGTGGCCTTCCCGTGGTTCATGCTCGGCTTCATCGGCGCTTCGATTATCGGCACCTTCGTACCGTTCGTCACCTCCATCACCCCGCAGCTCGTGGACTTTGCGTACATCGTGCTCGGCATGGCCATGGCCGCGCTCGGCATCAACGTGAACTTCAAGGCCATCGCTTCCAAGGGCAAGAAGCCGATGCTCGCCAGCTTCCTGACATCGATTCTGCTCATGTGCTTCGCTGCAGGTGTTGCGATGCTGTTCTTCTGA
- a CDS encoding GtrA family protein codes for MANNGADVKPNQGVGAANTSTTTNTAENTVGTATPKQNGLAVLGKYVGVSATQTIVEYATFAILHLIGVPSQIANGIAVVCSATYNFVMNRNVTFKSSSNFTRSVALFVLLWIWNFTFSTLLIGWMPGATGLSPYVVKFIAMACQFGWGYPLCKYVIFR; via the coding sequence ATGGCGAACAATGGAGCGGATGTGAAGCCGAATCAAGGTGTGGGCGCCGCAAATACCTCGACCACAACGAATACTGCGGAAAATACCGTGGGCACGGCAACCCCGAAGCAAAATGGACTCGCCGTGCTGGGCAAGTATGTGGGTGTTTCCGCCACGCAGACCATTGTGGAGTATGCGACGTTCGCCATTCTGCACTTGATCGGCGTACCCTCACAGATCGCCAACGGCATCGCCGTGGTGTGTTCGGCGACCTACAACTTCGTGATGAACCGCAACGTGACATTCAAATCGTCCAGCAACTTCACCCGTTCCGTGGCGCTGTTCGTGCTGCTGTGGATCTGGAACTTCACGTTCAGCACGCTGCTGATCGGCTGGATGCCGGGTGCGACCGGGCTGAGTCCATATGTGGTGAAGTTCATTGCGATGGCCTGCCAGTTCGGCTGGGGTTATCCGTTGTGCAAGTACGTGATTTTTAGGTGA
- a CDS encoding fluoride efflux transporter FluC, translating to MTVFLPILVCLCGGVGASCRYLLDVTIKTYWQRAFPLSTFTINLIAGFLAGLVAALALGGTLDEPWRLVLATGFLGGFSTFSTAINEMVTLFRKHRYPTAAAYLVLSLGVPVVAAACGFLV from the coding sequence ATGACCGTATTCCTACCAATCTTGGTCTGCCTGTGCGGCGGCGTAGGCGCCTCCTGCCGCTATCTGCTTGACGTGACCATCAAAACGTACTGGCAGCGCGCATTCCCACTTTCCACGTTCACCATCAATCTCATCGCCGGATTCCTAGCCGGTTTGGTCGCGGCGCTGGCACTCGGCGGGACACTTGATGAACCATGGCGGCTAGTGCTGGCCACCGGTTTCCTCGGCGGCTTCTCCACGTTCTCGACCGCAATCAACGAAATGGTGACGCTCTTCCGCAAACACCGCTACCCCACCGCAGCGGCCTATCTGGTGCTGTCGCTGGGTGTGCCGGTCGTTGCTGCGGCCTGCGGTTTTCTCGTCTGA